One genomic segment of Oreochromis aureus strain Israel breed Guangdong linkage group 9, ZZ_aureus, whole genome shotgun sequence includes these proteins:
- the zmp:0000000991 gene encoding mucin-5AC, translated as MSTSDAGALALRVVGGETATPLYGTPPPAAATTTRATTAREQQDETFGETFKQEEHHGDKRPAEQFSHQTAITQKETHKALILTADELRKDQTSSSGGADIQVQQSSFTSCHVLRLSTNPGIKQSKSFYRLIEPQRVETKDSSFQINGRTSASQTSIEAPSIYRLSEAIPFPAKEKDKVITANCNELEITRDLSRTQAFSNSDFGTHKRNALHRLSFGSQPRTYTGSLTRAESEGNIQDRTKGLADRLQELAGPPRTMLSSSVVTVLAPHWSGRLRRSKRFDGTGSSEAQGITQDGTGAAANRGFQQTQSQHGVERGLTGGLGTQLRPPFSDLRRNTVGWSTKSDPLSLESKREMIKTVSLDVNSGRMDNRKIDRGSLSALATSASVSQSQNEQRRNPQTVHQGGHSSSSSKPTTSNVLLSLRRGNIGGKNLNATSPLSSFPSDQNGKLFTTPLSQSFLNSNEQERPKPLLSPSSISYRTTETSPVLSPSPSSLREQSTSDRFIFAPLPVDKNADGKPFAQQSQTVNRIQSSLTSSQTFLGKGPSESQQNYRDRSKTLLSETPVSLSRQPPFDSSAQVKTQSFPKRTTLKQTSWWKQVTQESSFPFTPKDTTNNKDKPNTTLLPPSNNNSDMTSSSQPDNKSRGSPVNNNRDNNNTAESVCTGNMNLFMRAQGGTRHLGQRNAGNSPDRDLHRSVKDQYSSNVNNREYPKPPSVPDVLSSSKISRATAQTTLSQPKDPGKYDLTDSSYTANMSELPSALQNPRSSDTPTETSSKYKNNYFPPKPNNTPMPPHSVDSQRFTSTPLSLDFTSTVNGKVHTSQNTSGPQTSKMKSSPSYHSQSVPSQTNIHTSAYTTSTGSLSQKTKFTNNSSATPLGFERSYASIPKPFHPKTVSSLISTVSSVSKKDYSATASNSSSFDTGSHPAATTASSSSLLSPAVTSAITSPTSATVSALLTPPATPVITNPTSETSNPKKEGKFSSSSEKEPKKLEKKKVRRVTWDDSVDLQQSESTAVEKPESSEVQATPQATSKYLRNAPSIFSFLRSSSSTSSSVSPPKPKTSSIEVEKPGKYRSLSSDSADLAFREFERNKQRAGDTMIFNQGRQDLPTPRHERTLSVESGTVQCRTSAPLSLPPDFSSGYKVRYSSPPYSTLMSARMTQGETNTRTTRPTLFSQPSQSNYTPNLSVNTDPVSVMTLSTSKPPMSPPRPSLSLSLPLQKKPPKQESPNVEVSETDRASNNNSGDKGQERKLLLVDNRIHIRPPSLQGDKADSSTYVTETLVYSLKSKVDASTATKKTTPNALQHTNNTPVSVETKFSQQSLTGQSKGAAGEPCRHSGQSSSSSSSTESQSRETEDSSKSMKETIMGKSRFFSVDVNNEQNTKRSRFALKKSVSTPNSSLTRSESDRAKSNNKVDQVFSKLKQKLSTRWSTSQAPSVSGSSDVSDVSVESSKIPEETVPEKVMVLNDNLDTQASNRWTQDRYILIPSSAAGNTKVGNQRSSWTEKSSLETDHDMQNACAEQISEKKAPVYLTVHGPTVDQLDLEQDQVDYKATSLSSRDPSPSRSPAFPASFRRSTPSPRSPFSPFSSLSPMSPLSSSDVTDDSVFYSPKLHRRRESSSPCEHGEGISLGVPRKSRASVGLPCVSPGHDNENLASSYADLKYGIEPGKSFSVSSVLSSRPSGPGRISTGSRFMSVGDLSQSAFSCGENSGDFDQWSVKSDWSTVYDFQASEDGRKSYFPSDPGKMRSRSLPRSLTRCLANWSSGDSPQHVNATASKPAHLRSPNMNICQFLWDAEAPPTPPPTPPLSPVSRRMSKPPSLSSPTFPSSPGVLQPGDSQSRGHLPSRGYVSSLSTFDESSDSSSDTTTDDEYYLETDDEGEKETEL; from the exons ATGTCAACAAGTGACGCAGGAGCGCTGGCGCTCAGAGTTGTAGGAGGAGAGACAGCTACGCCTCTGTACGggacaccaccaccagcagcagctacAACGACACGGGCTACAACTGCAAG agaaCAACAAGATGAAACATTTGGTGAAACATTCAAGCAGGAGGAACACCATGGTGACAAACGCCCAGCTGAGCAGTTTTCTCACCAAACAGCAATCACACAGAAGGAAACACACAAAG CACTAATATTGACAGCAGACGAGCTAAGAAAGGACCAAACTTCTTCTTCAGGTGGTGCAGATATCCAGGTCCAGCAGTCCAGCTTCACCTCGTGCCACGTCCTCAGACTCTCCACTAATCCAGGCATAAAACAAAGCAAGAGTTTTTACAG ATTGATTGAACCACAGCGAGTTGAGACCAAGGACAGCAGTTTTCAG attAATGGAAGAACGTCTGCATCACAAACCTCTATAGAGGCACCCAGCATCTATCGATTGTCAGAGGCAATACCATTTCCAGCCAAGGAGAAAGACAAGGTCATCACTGCTAATTGCAATGAACTGGAGATTACCAGGGACTTGAGCAGAACTCAGGCTTTTTCAAATAGTGACTTTGGGACACATAAGCGTAATGCCTTGCACAGACTTTCATTTGGATCACAACCAAGGACTTACACTGGATCTCTAACTCGAGCTGAGTCAGAGGGAAATATACAGGACCGTACAAAAGGCCTTGCAGACCGTCTTCAGGAGTTAGCTGGCCCGCCCAGAACCATGTTGTCTTCCTCAGTGGTCACGGTTCTCGCTCCTCACTGGAGTGGCCGACTGCGACGTTCCAAAAGATTTGATGGAACCGGCAGCTCTGAAGCCCAGGGAATTACGCAAGATGGGACAGGTGCTGCAGCAAACCGTGGTTTTCAGCAGACTCAGAGCCAACATGGTGTGGAGAGGGGCTTAACAGGTGGACTGGGAACCCAACTGAGGCCTCCATTTTCAGATCTCAGGAGGAACACAGTGGGCTGGTCAACTAAAAGTGATCCTTTGAGCTTGGAATCTAAAAGGGAAATGATTAAAACTGTTTCTTTGGATGTGAACTCAGGAAGGATggacaatagaaaaatagacaGAGGTTCTTTAAGCGCTTTAGCTACCAGTGCCTCTGTATCGCAGAGCCAAAATGAACAAAGGCGAAATCCACAAACTGTCCATCAAGGCGGACACTCATCTTCAAGCTCCAAACCAACAACCAGCAACGTACTTCTTTCTTTAAGGAGAGGCAACATCGGTGGCAAGAATCTCAATGCAACCTCCCCTCTGAGCAGTTTTCCAAGTGATCAGAATGGAAAATTATTCACAACACCCCTCTCTCAGAGCTTTCTCAATAGTAATGAACAAGAGAGGCCAAAGCCGCTCCTCTCTCCATCATCTATTTCTTACAGGACAACTGAAACTAGCCCTGTCCTTTCCCCATCACCCTCCAGCCTGAGAGAGCAGAGCACCTCTGACAGGTTCATCTTTGCACCTTTACCAGTGGACAAAAATGCAGACGGCAAACCCTTTGCCCAACAGTCTCAGACAGTAAATAGGATTCAGTCCAGTCTCACATCCTCACAGACATTTTTAGGTAAAGGACCATCAGAAAGTCAACAGAACTACAGGGACAGAAGTAAAACTCTACTTTCAGAGACTCCAGTCTCCTTGTCCAGACAGCCCCCATTTGACTCTTCTGCCCAAGTGAAAACCCAGTCCTTTCCTAAAAGGACCACGCTGAAACAGACTTCCTGGTGGAAGCAAGTTACCCAGGAAAGCAGTTTCCCTTTCACCCCAAAAGACACAACCAACAACAAAGACAAGCCAAACACAACCTTACTTCCACCCTCCAATAATAATAGTGACATGACATCTTCAAGTCAGCCTGATAACAAAAGCAGGGGTAGTCCGGTCAACAACAACAGAGACAACAATAACACAGCAGAGTCAGTTTGCACAGGTAATATGAACCTTTTTATGAGGGCACAGGGAGGAACTCGCCATCTCGGACAAAGAAATGCTGGGAATTCACCTGACCGTGATTTGCACAGGTCTGTCAAGGACCAGTATAGCTCAAATGTAAACAACAGAGAATACCCAAAGCCGCCCAGTGTGCCAGATGTTTTGTCTAGTTCTAAAATTAGCAGAGCTACAGCACAAACAACACTGAGTCAACCTAAAGATCCAGGCAAATATGATTTAACCGATAGTTCATATACAGCAAATATGTCTGAGTTACCATCTGCTTTGCAAAATCCTAGGAGCTCAGATACACCCACAGAGACCAGCAGCAAGtacaaaaataattattttccaCCCAAACCCAACAACACCCCCATGCCTCCTCACAGCGTAGACTCACAGAGGTTTACCAGCACACCGCTCTCTCTTGATTTCACCAGTACTGTCAATGGTAAAGTTCATACATCTCAAAATACCTCTGGTCCCCAAACCTCAAAAATGAAAAGTAGTCCTTCCTACCATTCTCAGTCAGTTCCTTCTCAGACCAATATTCATACCTCGGCATATACAACCTCCACTGGCTCTTTGTCCCAGAAAACAAAATTTACCAACAATTCCTCTGCCACACCTCTTGGATTTGAAAGAAGTTATGCTTCCATTCCTAAACCTTTCCACCCTAAAACTGTGTCCAGCCTGATTTCCACAGTCAGTTCTGTCTCCAAAAAAGATTATAGCGCCACTGCTTCCAACTCCTCTTCCTTTGACACTGGCAGCCACCCTGCAGCCACCACTGCCTCAAGTTCTTCCCTTCTCAGTCCTGCTGTCACCTCCGCCATTACCTCTCCTACCTCTGCCACTGTCTCCGCTCTCCTAACGCCTCCTGCAACCCCAGTTATTACCAACCCCACTTCAGAAACTTCAAACCCTAAAAAAGAAGGGAAATTTTCCAGCAGCTCAGAGAAAGAGCCAAAGAAActtgagaaaaagaaagtgaGAAGAGTGACATGGGATGACTCGGTGGATCTGCAACAGTCAGAGTCCACCGCTGTGGAGAAGCCAGAGTCGTCAGAAGTCCAAGCGACCCCTCAAGCCACATCTAAGTACCTGCGAAatgctccatccatcttctccTTTCTGAGATCGAGCAGTTCAACAAGTTCTTCTGTTTCTCCCCCTAAACCCAAGACCTCCAGCATTGAGGTGGAGAAACCAGGAAAGTATAGATCCTTATCATCTGACTCGGCTGATTTAGCATTCAGGGAGTTTGAGCGAAACAAGCAAAGAGCTGGTGATACAATGATTTTTAACCAGGGAAGACAGGACTTGCCCACACCAAGGCATGAAAGGACACTATCAGTGGAATCTGGCACAGTTCAGTGCCGTACTTcagctcctctctccctccctcctgaCTTTTCAAGTGGCTATAAGGTTCGTTATAGCTCTCCTCCTTACTCCACGCTCATGTCTGCAAGGATGACACAAGGGGAGACAAATACGAGAACAACCAGACCAACCCTCTTCTCACAACCCTCCCAGTCAAATTACACCCCAAATCTCTCTGTAAATACTGACCCAGTTTCAGTCATGACCTTATCCACATCCAAACCTCCTATGTCTCCTCCCAGACCCTCCCTTTCCCTGTCCTTACCCCTCCAAAAGAAACCTCCCAAACAAGAAAGTCCAAATGTTGAGGTTTCAGAAACTGATCGAGCAAGCAACAATAACAGCGGAGATAAAGGCCAAGAGCGAAAGCTATTACTTGTAGACAACAGAATTCACATCAGACCTCCTTCCCTGCAAGGTGATAAGGCAGACAGCTCGACATACGTAACTGAGACACTGGTTTACAGCCTTAAATCCAAAGTAGATGCATCGACAGccacaaaaaaaaccacacctAATGCTTTACAGCATACCAATAACACACCGGTTTCCGTGGAGACCAAGTTTAGTCAACAATCGCTGACAGGCCAGAGTAAGGGAGCAGCAGGTGAACCATGTCGTCATTCAGGTCAgagctccagcagcagcagctcaacaGAGAGTCAGTCCCGGGAGACAGAAGACTCCAGCAAAAGCATGAAGGAGACTATAATGGGGAAAAGCAGGTTTTTCTCAGTAGACGTTAATaatgaacaaaacacaaagagaagcCGATTTGCACTGAAGAAGAGCGTCAGTACACCAAACTCCAGTTTGACGAGGTCAGAGTCAGACAGGGCCAAGAGTAACAACAAAGTGGATCAAGTCTTTAGCAAACTAAAGCAAAAATTAAGCACTAGATGGTCAACCTCACAAGCACCTTCTGTTAGCGGATCGAGCGATGTGAGCGATGTGAGTGTTGAGAGTAGTAAAATTCCAGAGGAAACAGTGCCAGAGAAAGTAATGGTGCTGAACGACAATCTGGACACACAGGCTTCGAACAGGTGGACGCAAGATAGATACATTCTGATACCGTCCTCGGCTGCTGGAAACACAAAAGTTGGAAATCAGCGCTCCAGCTGGACCGAAAAATCATCTCTAGAAACGGACCATGACATGCAAAATGCTTGTGCAGAACAAATTTCTGAAAAGAAAGCCCCAGTTTATCTGACAGTCCATGGTCCAACAGTTGACCAGTTAGACCTTGAACAAGACCAAGTAGATTATAAAGCAACAAGCCTCTCTTCCAGAGATCCAAGTCCCAGTAGAAGTCCCGCTTTTCCAGCTTCATTCAGGAGGTCCACACCTAGCCCCAGGAGCCCATTCTCTCCCTTCTCCTCTCTTTCACCAATGTCCCCACTTTCCTCGTCTGATGTAACAGACGACAGCGTCTTCTACAGCCCAAAGCTGCACCGCCGCAGAGAATCCTCCTCTCCGTGTGAGCACGGAGAAGGGATCAGCTTGGGAGTTCCGAGAAAAAGCCGGGCATCCGTAGGTCTTCCATGTGTGAGCCCAGGACATGACAATGAAAACTTGGCATCCTCTTATGCAGACTTAAAGTATGGCATTGAGCCTGGGAAGTCCTTTTCTGTGAGTTCTGTTCTCTCCAGTCGACCCTCTGGACCGGGACGTATTTCCACAGGATCCAGATTCATGAGTGTGGGTGACCTCTCTCAGTCTGCCTTCTCTTGTGGAGAAAATAGTGGAGATTTTGATCAGTGGTCTGTCAAATCTGATTGGAGCACAGTGTATGACTTCCAGGCTTCTGAGGATGGTCGAAAATCATATTTCCCAAGTGATCCAGGTAAAATGCGATCAAGATCTTTGCCTCGATCGCTGACCAGGTGCTTGGCAAACTGGAGCTCTGGAGACTCTCCTCAACATGTAAATGCTACAGCTTCCAAGCCTGCTCACCTCCGCAGCCCAAACATGAACATTTGCCAGTTTTTGTGGGATGCAGAGGCCCCGCCCACCCCTCCTCCAACACCTCCTCTGTCACCAGTGTCCAGGCGCATGTCCAAACCACCCAGCCTTTCCTCTCCTACCTTTCCTAGCTCGCCAGGAGTACTACAGCCGGGGGACAGCCAGTCCAGGGGGCATTTGCCCTCCAGAGGTTATGTATCCAGCCTTAGCACCTTTGATGAGTCATCAGACAGCAGCTCGGACACAACAACTGATGACGAATACTACTTAGAAACAGATGatgagggagaaaaagagacaGAACTGTAA